Genomic segment of Candidatus Chlorohelix allophototropha:
CCACTGATTGCGGTTAACTGTTGCTGGTTTTTAGCATTATCGGGGGAGGATGGCATACTTGCCGCTACCGCAAAGGCTTGCTGCGCATCCACGAAGAAATAGCCTTTGTTGCTATCCGGCACGCTGGCTTTTACTTTGGTGAACTCGGCATAGCTTGCGCCCTTGCTAAAGTTCGTACCACCTGTAGCAGAAGTGATAGTCGCCTCAGTTTGGTCAGATGCGGTGCTGATAAAGACATAATTGCCCGCCACGCCCATTTCTAGAGTAGTAGATTTGCCGTTGTTTTTGGTGGTATCTTTAGGAGTCATCACGCCGGATTTATAGGTTACACCACCAAAAGTTTTCTGGTCGAACTTGACGGTTGCATCGGGCGATTTCTCAAGCGCCGCCGCCAATTTATCCAGCGAAGCCTGTGCCGAAGCCTTATCGGTCACCGCGGTCAAGAAACCAACGCCCACTTTCTGGTCAGTGGTAGAAGGCACGGCAAATACCGCGAATTCGCCCGCGAACAGCGGCGCAATATCCTTTTGGATACTCAACCCGGAGTTAGTTTCAAATTTGGTAAGTGCGTCGGTAATCTGTTTAGTCTGGTCGCTCGGCATCTGCGACAACATACTATTTAGCTGATCGTACGCGCTCTTGCCATCCTGCCCATTGGCAAAGAAGAAGGTCTTTTCTGGCAACGCCTCAAGAATTTTGCCAGACACAGCGGGTTTGCTCAACGAGGCTTTAATCTCAGGGGTGAGCTTGCTTTCGTCATAAGCCTCGTACACATCCACCTTCAAGCCCTCGTCGGCAGCAGAAAATGCCATGCCCATGCCCTTCAAGTAATCCTTATTCATTGAAGTCGTGCTCTGGGACATATTGGGTATCGCAGACATTGCGCTAGAGGCACTAGCGGCATCTGTGTACATAAAGCCGAGATTTGTGGTTGGCAATTTGGCAGCAACCGCTTTGTACTGAGCATTCGCGGAAAGGCTAGTTCCGGCAGTCTGGTCTATCGCATTTTTAGCAGCGGTAGAACCAAGCGTCAGGAAAAGCTTATCATTTCCTACCGCCACCGAAAGCTGGAGTACAAACAGGTTCAGATTGTAAATGGTGTAATCCTTATAAGTTTCGATAGTCGGTTTGATATTCAAACCGGAGGTATTGCCACCAAGCGCTGAACCGAGTAACTTGTTTACAAAGACATCGGCTTTAGCTTTATCTTTTACCTGCACTGCCACCATCAAAGGAATATCAAACGAAGCCATAGCCATATTGGGGGTCGGGGTCGGGCTGCTACTGGATTTTCCGGTCATACTGCCAAGACTACCGACGAGTTTCCCTAGCTTTTGCATATCGGTCACACCAATTGCGGCCTCATTGCCAAGCCATGGGCGTACATCTTTCTCAAAATCAATCTGCCCGGTAGTGGTGGAAGATGCCAGATTTAAACTCTTGAGCGAATCCTGAATCTCAGGAATTGCCGAAATATAATCTATCATCTTCTTTGCGCTTAGGGATTGTGCGCTATTCTGATCGGTGTTCAGACTGACAAAAAGCGAGGTAGTGCCGGGGAAGTTGGCAGCCAACGCGCTGTTATAGCCCAGATTGGAATTTTGAGCCGGACTGGTTTGGTTATTATCGCCGCAAGCTGCCAGTAGCAGACCGAGGCTTAGTAACGCGACCAGAAACAGGCTAAAGCGAGATGCTTTTCGGTAGGACATATCTTAATTCTCCCATTTCATTACGATTCATCTAATGTTCACAATCATGATATACGTTCGTGCAAGCCAAATCGTTTCTCATTTCTCTTTGATTTGCAAAACATTAATCTAGCTAACCGATTTGTGCTAATTGTCCTAAAATCACCGATTAATTTCTGTCAAAATGACAATTGTTATTAACAGTAGAAATTGTATATTCTTACCTTTAAGATTAATTTTGAAGCCTACTCCAAAATCCCAAAAGTTGTTTCAAAAAATCCTACTCAATATGAGCTTGTAATCAGGAATGAGTTGCCTGACACCTCCTGTTAAAGCTATATCTAACTTCCTAAAATTGTTCGGGTTATAAATTCAAGCTACACACTTTATATATCATATCAGGAATCAAGAATGAATAAACAAGACGATCGTAACGACCTCGAAATATTAGTAAGTGAAATGAAAGCCATCAAATCTCCCTTACGCCGCTATCTAAACGAATTGTATGCCAAATACAAAACCTTAGACGAGGGTAAAGTGGCAGATTATATACCCGAACTGGCTAAAGCTAAGCCAGATTGGTTTTCTATTTGTGTGGTAAAAACGAATGGGCAGGTTTTTGAGGTGGGTGATAGTCGCCAGGACTTTACTATCCAATCTATGTCCAAACCATTTATGTACGGGCTTGCGCTCGAACAACATGGGCGCGAATTTGTAAGCACGAAAGTAGGGGTTGAGCCTACCGGTGAAGCTTTCAACTCCATTATTTTAGATGAAGCCTCTAACCGACCTTTCAACCCGATGGTAAATGCCGGAGCAATTGCTACTGCGGCTCTTATCAGGGGCGAGGATCCGCCCACCCGGCTCAACAGGGTGCTTGATATGTTCGAACGCTATACCGGACGAAAAGCAAGTGTGGATATAGCAGTTTTCGCTTCGGAAAAGCAAACCGGGAATCGCAATCGAGCTATCGGTTATTTGATGCTTAACTTTGGAATGGTTCCGCCAAACCTAGATGAGTCACTAGACCTTTATTTCCAGCAATGCTCTTTATTGGTCAATTGCCGCGATATGGCTGTTATGGCTGCAACCCTAGCCAACAACGGGATTAATCCTACCACCGGGCAACGCGCTGTAGAAGCACAGTATATTCCTGATATTCTCAGTGTAATGTACACCAGTGGAATGTATAACTATGCCGGGCAATGGGCTTACAGTGTAGGTATTCCCGCAAAAAGCGGGGTAAGTGGAGGAATAATAGGGGTAGTACCGGGTAAATTAGGGATTGCCGTATTTTCACCGCTCCTTGACTCTCAGGGAAACAGCGTAAGAGGCATAAAGGTATGCGAACAATTATCTCGCGAACTGGGATTGCATATTTTTAATTTGAGCAACCAACAAAGCGAGCTACTGGATTAGAAATAGTGATAGGTTTAGGAACAGGAAAACATGGGTAAAATTATTTCGATTCACTCTTATCGGGGCGGCACCGGTAAATCAAATATAACTGCTAATCTGGCGGCTACAGTGGCTATGCAAAGGCAACGTGTTGCTATTATAGATACAGATATTCAATCGCCCGGAATACATATTCTTTTCGGTATGGACGAGGATGATTTATCGCCTTGTCTCAACGATTTTTTATATGGGAAATGTAGTATCAAAGAAGCGGCACACGATGTTACTTCTCGGTTAGTAGATTCGGAAGGGACTGATATATCAGGGGGTGGGAAGCTTTATCTATTGCCGTCCAGCATCAAGGCAGGCGATATTGCCCGAATATTGCGGGAAGGTTATAAGGCGCATTTGTTAAATGATGGGTTAATTGAGTTAATTGAGGTGCTTAACCTTGACTATCTATTCATTGATACGCATCCCGGCTTAAATGATGAAACCTTGCTGTCTATCGCCATTTCAGACGATTTGCTGCTAATTATGAGACCTGACCGACAAGACTATCAGGGAACTGCCGTTACTGTGGAAGTAGCCCGCAAATTGGATGTAGAAAATATGCTGATGGTGATAAACAAGGCGCTGCCAGAGATGGATTTTGACGGTCTAAAACATTCGGTTGAGGAGATTTATAAAGCAGAAGTAATCGCAGTATTACCCTCTTCGGATGACTTGATTCGAGCCGGTAGCGCTGGTCTGTTTAGTCTGAAGAATCCGCAGCATCCTTTCAGTCAAGGAATAACTGCTATTGCAGCGCGACTGATAAGGCAGTAAGGGGTTAGAAGTGGTAAAAACAACCGAAAAGATAGAATTTCTTCGGGGAGTGGGTATCTTTGGCGATGCTACCGATGAGATGCTCCAAGAGATGCTGAACCTACTGGTTGATGTGGAAGTGCCTATCGGGCAAACCATTTTCCAGAAAGGAGACCTCGGGGACTCCATGTTTATTGTTCGGGAAGGAATCATGCGAGTCCATATAGATGAACATACCCTCGGTATTGTCGAAAAGGGTAACTTTTTTGGTGAAATGGCGGTGTTGGACTCTGAAACCCGAAGCGCTTCTATTACCGCTATAACAAATACCCATCTTTGGTGTCTGAGCCAACAGAACCTATACTCCCTAATGTCCAAAAGGCAAGAGGTAGTACAAGGAATAATTCAATTGCTGTGTTCGCGCCTTCGCACCCGTATTAAAACCAGTTTTGATGACTTCCAGTATATGCAACAGTTTTCAAAGGTAATCAACGCTGCTATCGCCCTAGAAGATGGCAAATACCAACCTGAGATTCTTGATGGGGTAATTCAGCGCACCGACCCACTAGGACAGCTTGCCCGGATTTTTGGGCATATGGCACAGGAGGTATATAATCGTGAGCAAACTTTGAAACGACAGGTGCAAGAGCTAAAGATAGAAATCGATCAAGTGAAGTTAGCGCACCAAATCAGCCAGATTACCGATAACGATAATTTCAGCGATTTGCAAGCTCAAGCGCGCGACCTTCGCAAAAAAAGGTTCACTTCAAACAAACAACCCTTTGAAACCGATAGCCTGAGCGAGTTATAAAGACGCTGGTTACCAATCAATAAGGTTATTTTGCAGAATTATCCAAAAGAAGAAAGGCACATCGTCTGCTGGAGATGTGCCTTTCTTGTGTAACATTTAGTAAAAACGGTTAGATCAGGATATAATGGGAAAACTCTAGCAAAATCATAGTAGGACGAGCAGTAATGATTCCCGATGCTATTGTAAAGATTTTTGCTTTTGTTCTTTTCACTATCCTGATAGTGTTTTTTATTGCTATCTTTTTGATGCTCCTCGTTCTACCTTTTATCGCTACTGCATGGTTAACATTCGGAGTGGTCTGGCTCATCAAGGCTAAGCCCTCACGTACACGAACCACTCTACTGATATTGGGGTTGCCACTTTTGATAGTTGCTTTAAGCGGAATACTCTGGGTATTCTTTAATTTTACCCGCGTTATTATAACCGGACGTTAAATGTTGCCTATTCTAAACCGCCGATTTGATGGCTGCAACGCGAAATAAAAGCGTAAAGGTATTGCCTGTGAAATAGTTTTATGTTAAACTGACATTGCAATTATTACTTATGTTGAGTTACATTTCCCGTATTAAGCTCACAGGTACGCACCCTGATGAAATCTGGATATAATAATCCTCGCCGGGGTCCCCAAAAAAATAAATCAAAAAATAAATATGTACTGGCGTTTTTCTCACTGGTTGCGCTGGTGGGTATTTTGATACTCTGGAATTTCTCCTCAATCCCAGCCTTGCACCCTTACTCGGTAGATGCCGCTTACTTGCCTGAGCCAACCTATGGTCCGGTGCGCTATGAAATTGCGCCCGTCACTCCGCAAGCCCGCACCCAGAATCCGGTACAAGCGCAATCTGATCCAAACCAGAATCCGATTATCAAGCCCACGCAGAACTCGCAGCAGAGCTATTTACCCGCTTTGCCGACCTATGGCGTGCCACCCACTATTGCGCCGGGAGTGCCGATTAACCCCATTCCTACCGTTCCGGGTAGCAACAGTACGGTCGATTCTACCGCTTACCCTGTAATTTTTGACAAGCCGGTCTACACTCAGCCGGTTGCGCCGATTAGTGTCAAAAACGGGCAACTGGTGGATGGTATCGGGGCGCGCTTCTTCCTAGCAGGGGTTAATTACGAGGGAGCTACCGATCGCGCCTGGGTGATGTGGAATAATGACCGCTTCGACCCCGCCTTAATCCAGAAAGACTTCGCCGCAGCAACGGCAGGCGGCTACAATACTGTACGCATATTTGTGCAAACCCAATTGCGGGATGATATTCTCAAGGGCGATTTCTCCAAGTTGGATAAAGTGCTGGAATTGGCACGCTCTAATAATCTCTTTATTTTGCTCACCTTCGCCGACTATGACGAGATGGATTTGCGCAAACTATCAAAAGTAAATGCGCTGGTAGCCGAACGCTACGTGAATCAACCCTATATGCTCGGCTATGATCTGAAAAATGAGCCAAATTTTGTGCATATTGCCGGAGCAATTTATCCTGATAGCGTGCAGCCACCCTTCCAGACCGACTTGCTAATCAAGACTTACGGTGAGCGCATGAACCAAACTGCCGCCGATGCCTATCGCCGTACCAATGTAGGCTGGCATACTGTTGGGGCGGCACTCGATTCACGTCTGGGGTATTATGCCGCAAAC
This window contains:
- a CDS encoding DUF3352 domain-containing protein yields the protein MSYRKASRFSLFLVALLSLGLLLAACGDNNQTSPAQNSNLGYNSALAANFPGTTSLFVSLNTDQNSAQSLSAKKMIDYISAIPEIQDSLKSLNLASSTTTGQIDFEKDVRPWLGNEAAIGVTDMQKLGKLVGSLGSMTGKSSSSPTPTPNMAMASFDIPLMVAVQVKDKAKADVFVNKLLGSALGGNTSGLNIKPTIETYKDYTIYNLNLFVLQLSVAVGNDKLFLTLGSTAAKNAIDQTAGTSLSANAQYKAVAAKLPTTNLGFMYTDAASASSAMSAIPNMSQSTTSMNKDYLKGMGMAFSAADEGLKVDVYEAYDESKLTPEIKASLSKPAVSGKILEALPEKTFFFANGQDGKSAYDQLNSMLSQMPSDQTKQITDALTKFETNSGLSIQKDIAPLFAGEFAVFAVPSTTDQKVGVGFLTAVTDKASAQASLDKLAAALEKSPDATVKFDQKTFGGVTYKSGVMTPKDTTKNNGKSTTLEMGVAGNYVFISTASDQTEATITSATGGTNFSKGASYAEFTKVKASVPDSNKGYFFVDAQQAFAVAASMPSSPDNAKNQQQLTAISGKLTDLKSVVGGSKSGTTESNSTIYIHFPVK
- the glsA gene encoding glutaminase A, with the translated sequence MNKQDDRNDLEILVSEMKAIKSPLRRYLNELYAKYKTLDEGKVADYIPELAKAKPDWFSICVVKTNGQVFEVGDSRQDFTIQSMSKPFMYGLALEQHGREFVSTKVGVEPTGEAFNSIILDEASNRPFNPMVNAGAIATAALIRGEDPPTRLNRVLDMFERYTGRKASVDIAVFASEKQTGNRNRAIGYLMLNFGMVPPNLDESLDLYFQQCSLLVNCRDMAVMAATLANNGINPTTGQRAVEAQYIPDILSVMYTSGMYNYAGQWAYSVGIPAKSGVSGGIIGVVPGKLGIAVFSPLLDSQGNSVRGIKVCEQLSRELGLHIFNLSNQQSELLD
- a CDS encoding MinD/ParA family ATP-binding protein — encoded protein: MGKIISIHSYRGGTGKSNITANLAATVAMQRQRVAIIDTDIQSPGIHILFGMDEDDLSPCLNDFLYGKCSIKEAAHDVTSRLVDSEGTDISGGGKLYLLPSSIKAGDIARILREGYKAHLLNDGLIELIEVLNLDYLFIDTHPGLNDETLLSIAISDDLLLIMRPDRQDYQGTAVTVEVARKLDVENMLMVINKALPEMDFDGLKHSVEEIYKAEVIAVLPSSDDLIRAGSAGLFSLKNPQHPFSQGITAIAARLIRQ
- a CDS encoding Crp/Fnr family transcriptional regulator, yielding MVKTTEKIEFLRGVGIFGDATDEMLQEMLNLLVDVEVPIGQTIFQKGDLGDSMFIVREGIMRVHIDEHTLGIVEKGNFFGEMAVLDSETRSASITAITNTHLWCLSQQNLYSLMSKRQEVVQGIIQLLCSRLRTRIKTSFDDFQYMQQFSKVINAAIALEDGKYQPEILDGVIQRTDPLGQLARIFGHMAQEVYNREQTLKRQVQELKIEIDQVKLAHQISQITDNDNFSDLQAQARDLRKKRFTSNKQPFETDSLSEL